Within Pseudomonas alloputida, the genomic segment ACATCAAGGCGGTGTGCGACCTGGCCAAGGCCAAGGGCATCCTCACCTGCATCGACAACACCTTCTGCTCGCCGTGGAACCAGCGCCCGATCACCCTGGGCGTGGACTTGGTGATGCACTCGGCCAGCAAGTACATCGGTGGCCACTCCGACCTCACCGGCGGTGTGGTGGTGGCGGCCAACGATGCGTTGCTGGCACGCCTGCGCCGTATCAGCATGGCGATTGGTGCGGTGCAGGGGCCGTTCGACTGCTACCTGGCCCTGCGCGGTCTGAAGACCCTGGATGTGCGCATGGAGCGCCAGTGCGCCAATGCCCTGCAGGTGGCGCGCTTCCTGGAAGGTCACGCGCAGGTCGAGCAGGTGTATTACCCGGGGCTGGAAAGCCACCCGCAGCATGAACTGTGCAAACGCCAGATGCGCAGTGGCGGGGCGGTGGTGGCGATGAAAGTAAAAGGCGACCGCGCCGCGCTCAACCGCCTGGTGGAGGCGCTGCAGATTTTTGTGCTGGCCGACTCGCTGGGCGGGGTGGAGAGCATGATCAACCACTCCTGGAGCATGTCGCACTGCTCGCTGAGCCCAGAGCAGAAAGGGGTGATGGGGATCAGCGAGAACCTGCTGCGGTTGTCGGTAGGGATCGAGGATTACCGTGACCTGGTCGAGGACCTGGATGGGGCGTTGAAAGCGCTGGTCGCTGTGTGAGGGCCGCAGGCCCTTTCGCGGGTAAACCCGCTCCTACGACGGTGTAGGAGCGGGCTTGCCCGCGAAGAGGCCGGTGGATTCAATAGATGCCTGTCAGGATTTGGGCGGATGAATGATCCGTTCGATCTTGTCCTTGATCAGCAACCTTTCCTTGCGCAGGCGGTTGACGGCTTCGTCGTTGGTGCCGTTGCCTTCGGCGGCTACCACCTCCTTGTCCTTGGCGTTGTACTCCTTGTGCAGTTTGTGCAGGCCCTGATCCTTGTCCATGAGCGCCTGGAATGCATCAGCGGTAACGTGCAGGTCAGCGAGCAGATCGTGCGGAACTGGCATTTCTTCACCTCTGTCAGGGTTGTCGGTAAGGTCCTGACCATTGAGGATAGCTGTCTTTGCGCAGGCTTGTGACGGCGGTCCAGGCTGAATGGCAGCTGAATGGTTTTGCGATAATCGATAAAAGACACACCCTCACGAAATTGTTACCAAGTTTTTCACAAAAAATTGATGACGTGCTTTCTAGAGTTCGCCCCAGTTCCCACAGTGCCATCTGGCCTGGGGTGATCATCACTCTTGATAGCGAACGCTGATGCTCAACTTCAAATCCCTGCGGACTGAATGGGTCACGCTGCTGGCCAGTCTTTATCTGCTGATTGGCTTCAATATGTTCCTCTGGGAGCACCTGCAAGCGGTGGTTCCTGCCGGCCTTTCGGGGTTGTGGCTGAGTCTGGCGTTTGCTGTGCTGATGCTCTTCGCGTTCAATCTGATCCTCACGTTAATTGCCTTCCGGTATGTAGTGAAGCCGGTACTTATCGTGTTGTTCATGAGTGGCGCGGGCGTGGCTTACTTCATGAACCAGTACGGCGTACTTATTGACGCCGGCATGTTCCGTAATATGGCCGAGACCAATATTGCGGAGGTGCGCGACTTGATGTCGTTCAAGTTTGCCGCGTATATCCTGCTGCTGGGTGTGCTGCCATCGGTGCTGCTGTGGAAGGCGCAGATCGCCTACCGCCCGTGGCACCGCGAGCTGCTGGGTAAGTTGGTGGTCAGTGGTGCCTGTGTGGTGACCATCGGCTCGGTCGCGTTGGTCAATTATCAAGGGCTGTCGTCGCTGTTTCGCAATCACCATGAACTGCGTCTGATGCTCACCCCCAGCAATATCGTCGGGGCCTCCATTGGTTATGTCGACGAACGTGTCGGTACGGCCTCGCGCCCGT encodes:
- a CDS encoding trans-sulfuration enzyme family protein gives rise to the protein MGLTMSDKPRNFATRTIHAGEQFSVADNAIFPAIVTASSFTKRSLDDKPEYSYSRVGNPTRHAYETCVAALEEGVGAVACASGVNATATVLELLPKDAHVVVMNGVYGGTFRIMEDYRSRTSGLTTTYVDLNDIEAVAAAIKPETQLIWIESPTNPLLHLVDIKAVCDLAKAKGILTCIDNTFCSPWNQRPITLGVDLVMHSASKYIGGHSDLTGGVVVAANDALLARLRRISMAIGAVQGPFDCYLALRGLKTLDVRMERQCANALQVARFLEGHAQVEQVYYPGLESHPQHELCKRQMRSGGAVVAMKVKGDRAALNRLVEALQIFVLADSLGGVESMINHSWSMSHCSLSPEQKGVMGISENLLRLSVGIEDYRDLVEDLDGALKALVAV
- a CDS encoding YdcH family protein; the encoded protein is MPVPHDLLADLHVTADAFQALMDKDQGLHKLHKEYNAKDKEVVAAEGNGTNDEAVNRLRKERLLIKDKIERIIHPPKS